The DNA segment GCGTTGAACCGCCACCGGCGGGTTTGGTATGGTGCCCGGCGGTATCCCGATGGTAACATAACACTGAAATAGAAATAAAATGGCTACTGCTCCAACAAACAACAAGAAGCTCCTCGCCTGGGTCGAGGAGATGGTCAAACTGTGTAAACCCGCGAATGTCCACTGGTGTGACGGCACCCAGGCGGAGTACGATAAACTCTGCCAGTTGATGGTGGACCATGGCACGTTCACTAAACTGGACGAAAAGTTGCGTCCGAATTCCTTCCTGGCGCGTTCGCATCCCAGCGACGTCGCCCGTGTGGAAGACCGCACGTTCATTTGCTCCAAGACCAAGGAGGAAGCCGGTCCCAATAACAATTGGGCCGATCCGGTTGAGATGAAGCAGAAGATGGTGGCGCTGTTCGACGGTTGCATGGCCGGACGCACGATGTACGTGTTGCCGTTCTCCATGGGGCCGCTGACTTCGCCGATCCGCAAGATCGGCATCGAGATCACCGACTCTCCCTATGTCGTGGTCAACATGCACATCATGACCCGCACCGGTACGGCGGTGTTGCAGAACCTTGGCGATGGCGAGTATATCCCCTGCATGCATTCGGTGGGTGCTCCGTTGAAGCCCGGGCAGGCAGACGTGGCTTGGCCGTGCGAGCCTGATCCGCAGAAGAAATATATTGTCCATTTGGTGGAAGAACCCGCGATCTGGTCGTATGGCTCGGGTTACGGTGGCAACGCGTTGCTCGGCAAAAAGTGCCTGGCGCTGCGCATCGCCTCTGTGGTGGCCAAGCGCGAAGGCTGGATGGCCGAGCACATGCTCATCCTGGGCATCACCTCGCCGGCCGGCAAGAAATACTATGTCGCCGCCGCGTTCCCGAGTGCCTGTGGCAAAACCAATCTCGCCATGATGCAGCCGAGCCTGCCGGGCTGGAAAGTCTCCTGCCTGGGTGACGACATTGCCTGGATCCGGGTTGGCCAGGATGGCCGCTTGTACGCGATGAACCCCGAGACCGGTTTCTTCGGGGTCGCCCCGGGGACTTCCGCGAAGTCGAATCCGAACGCCCTCAAGGCCTGCGCCAAGAACACGATCTTCACGAACGTGGTGCTTACGCCCGAAAACGACATCTGGTGGGAAGACATGGGCGTGCCGGCTCCGGCCAAGGGTATTGACTGGGAAGGTAAGGAATGGACTCCGGCGTCCGGTCGCAAGGGTGCCCATCCTAACTCCCGCTTCACTGCTCCGGCGGGCCAATGCCCGGTCATTGATCCGGATTGGGAAAAGCCGGAAGGCGTGCCGCTCTCGGCGATCCTGTTCGGCGGACGACGTCCGTCCACCATCCCGCTGGTGAACGAGGCGTTCTCTTGGGAACACGGCGTTTTCATGGGGGCCGCCTGCGGCTCTGAAACCACCGCCGCCGCCTTGGGCAAGGCCGGGGTGCTCCGCCGCGATCCGTTCGCCATGCTGCCGTTCTGCGGCTACAACATGGCGGATTACTTCGCTCACTGGATGTCCTTCGCCAAGCGGACGGACCGTTCCAAGCTGCCGAAAATTTACTTCGTCAACTGGTTCCGCAAGAGCCCGCAAGATAAGTGGTTGTGGCCGGGTTACGGTGACAACAGCCGCGTGCTCAAGTGGGTTTGCGAACGCGTGGAAGGCACCGCTAAGGCGGAACAGACGCCGATTGGCAATCTGCCCGCTAAGGACGGGCTCGACCTGGCTGGCCTGAACATGCCAGCCGAAGACCTCAGCCAGCTTTTGTCCGTGGACAAGGAAGGCTGGAAGAAGGAAGCGGATGAAATCGCCAACTACTACAAGGTCTATGGCGCGCATCTGCCGGTCGAATTGACCAAGGAACTCGAAGAGCTGAAGAAGCGCTTGGGTTAATTTCAGCCAAGCCAGTTTTCACAAACCCGCGCTGGATTCCGGCGCGGGTTTTTTCGTGACGACACGCCTTCCGGATCCGCCCTTCCAAGGTTTGAGTTTGCCTGTTTTTCGCTCTTGTTCCACCTGGCGAAGGATGTTTTTAGCGGCGCGATCCACTTCGTCCTTGGTTACTCCGTATTCCTGATAAATGCTGAGGGGTGCCATGAAGTCAACCTAGGCCGCCTCTTGCATGGCGGCGGAAAAGTCCTTGAAGCGTCCACTCGCGACTTGGTGTTCGATGGCCTCCGCCAGTGGTTTAGCACGGCGCCGATGATGGCACGGTAGGCCGCCAGAAGGTGTGAAAACTGGCGGTAAGTCCGACTTGGTGGGCGACGTTAAACGCCTGTTATCAGAGGCTATTATGCTGGTTGACGTGAACTGCGCCGCAGTTGGAAACGCAGCGGAACTTTCTGTGGCTCCTGACCTATGAAACGCCGCTGGATCCAAGCGAATGGTTCGCCCAAACCGTTCAACCCTCCTCGGCGTGAGGCTTAACTGCGGCTTTTAGTTAATCCGTTCGCGGTGGATCTCTTTATTGACTATCAAACTGCCAGGGTTTGATCCCGAATCCCGGTCTTGACCGCTCCATACGCTGGATTTAGTCTGCTTCACTATGATCGTAAGTCGAACCGTAATGCTCCCTAACCGCCTCGCGGCCAGTCTGGCGGCAGGGAGCGCGATGGCTAAAAAAACCAATTTCCTATCAGTTAATCAAAAGCAGATGCCTCCCCACACCACATCATCGCACAAAACCAAAAGAATCATGATCCTGCCTACAAGTTTTTTAATTTTATTAATGGCAGTGGGATGCCAATTTACCCAAGCGTATGCCGATGACGGCTATCGCCTGTGGATGCGTTATGACCCAATCCCAGATTCAGCACGATTAAGCCAATGCCGTAATACCTTTGCCGCGCTGCTGATCGCCACCGGGTCGCCTACCGAAGATGCGATAAAAAACGAACTCTTGATTGGCATCGGCGGATTGACCAAAGGCACAATACCCTTGGTCAATTCGGTCGATCATGACGGGATCCTCGTGATAGGGACGCCGCAAAATTCTCCCCTGATCGCAAGTTTACCTTGGGTAAAGGAAATTGAGGCCTTGGGGCCGGAAGGATATTCTATCCGCTCCATAAAAATGAACGGTCACGCCGTGACCGTGATTGCCTCAACGGGAAAGCTGGGCGAGCTTTACGGAAGCTTTGATTTGTTGCGCCGCATTCAAACAGGATTATCTGTCACAGATCTGGCCATCAACGAACAACCAAAACTCAAGCTGCGCCTGCTAAACCATTGGGATAATTTAAACGGGAAAATCCCCAATGGATATTCAGGGAAATCAATCTGGACATGGAGCCCCACCCCACTTGATGAGAGCCGCGTGCGCGATTACGCACGGGCCAATGCGTCCATCGGGATCAATGGGACTGTGCTGAATGACGTCAATGCGAATAGCTTATATCTGGATGCCAAAAAATTGAAAAGAGTTCAGGAAATAGCAAAAATCCTTCGCCCTTATGGGATTCGCGTCTATCTGAGTGCTAAATTCTCTGCACCAGTTGTTCTGGGCGGCCTGAACACGGCCGATCCACTGGATTCAAATGTCATAGTCTATTGGAAGAAAAAGGCCGACGAAATTTATGCATTAATCCCTGATTTTGGCGGGTTTTTGGTCAAGGCGAATAGCGAGGGACAGCCTGGCCCGTTGACGTACCACCGTACACATGCCGATGGCGCTAACATGCTGGGAAATGCGCTGGCTCCACATGGGGGCATCGTTATATGGAGAACGTTCGTGTACGACAAAAGAGGTGGAGGGAGGGACGGAGATCGGACCGCACAAGCCTACGATCAATTACATGGCTTCGACGGACACTTCGCATCGAACGTCATGTTGCAGGTCAAAAATGGACCGATCGACTTTCAACCAAGGGAGCCCTTTAACCCTCTTTTTGGCGCCATGCCTAAGACGCCACTAATGGCCGAAGTGCAAATCGTTCAAGAATATACCGGAGAGGGCAAGATGTTGGTGTATTTGGGAACCATGTGGAAGGAATTCCTCCAAGCAGACACCTTCGCCCAAGGTCCCGGATCAACGGTAACCAAGGTGCTGGAAGGTCAGTTGTCCCCGCAAAAGCTCACCGGCATGGCTGGGGTGGCAAACGTGAGCGACATTCGCAATTGGTGTGAACATCCCTTCGCCCAGGCCAATTGGTATGCCTTCGGTCGCCTCGCTTGGAACCCCGAACTCGGGGCAGAGGATATTGCCCGGGAGTGGGTTCACATGACGTTTAAATCCGATACCGAGACGGAACAAAAAATTGTTAAAATCATGATGGAGTCTCACGAAGCATTCGTCTCTTACGAAACTCCCATCGGCTTGACGCATCTTATGGGACATCCGTCGCATTATGTCCCCAAACCATCAAGTCGCATGCTTTACCATTGCGCCGATAAAATCGGCCTTGGGTTTGATCGCACCAGCACCGGCAGTACGGGCATAGACTGTTATCAGTCAGGCGCACGGGATTTGTTTGCCAATCTTAAGACGTGCCCGGAAAATCTGCTGCTCTGGTTTCATCACATACCATGGGATCATCGAATGGCCTCGGGCAAAACGATGTGGGACGAGTTGTGCCTCCACTACCAATCCGGCGTCAATTGGGTACACCAGACGCGGAAGGTGTGGGATGGATTTTCGGGCACCATAGATCCCGAGCAACAGCGCCTCGTCGCTCAACTTTTAGCCATTCAGGAAAAGGACGCGGAGCACTGGAGAAATGTCTGCCTAACCTACTTCCAGACCTTCTCAAAGCGCCCCTATCCGGACCATGTCAAGGTCA comes from the Verrucomicrobiota bacterium genome and includes:
- a CDS encoding phosphoenolpyruvate carboxykinase (GTP); translation: MATAPTNNKKLLAWVEEMVKLCKPANVHWCDGTQAEYDKLCQLMVDHGTFTKLDEKLRPNSFLARSHPSDVARVEDRTFICSKTKEEAGPNNNWADPVEMKQKMVALFDGCMAGRTMYVLPFSMGPLTSPIRKIGIEITDSPYVVVNMHIMTRTGTAVLQNLGDGEYIPCMHSVGAPLKPGQADVAWPCEPDPQKKYIVHLVEEPAIWSYGSGYGGNALLGKKCLALRIASVVAKREGWMAEHMLILGITSPAGKKYYVAAAFPSACGKTNLAMMQPSLPGWKVSCLGDDIAWIRVGQDGRLYAMNPETGFFGVAPGTSAKSNPNALKACAKNTIFTNVVLTPENDIWWEDMGVPAPAKGIDWEGKEWTPASGRKGAHPNSRFTAPAGQCPVIDPDWEKPEGVPLSAILFGGRRPSTIPLVNEAFSWEHGVFMGAACGSETTAAALGKAGVLRRDPFAMLPFCGYNMADYFAHWMSFAKRTDRSKLPKIYFVNWFRKSPQDKWLWPGYGDNSRVLKWVCERVEGTAKAEQTPIGNLPAKDGLDLAGLNMPAEDLSQLLSVDKEGWKKEADEIANYYKVYGAHLPVELTKELEELKKRLG
- a CDS encoding alpha-glucuronidase family glycosyl hydrolase; translation: MIVSRTVMLPNRLAASLAAGSAMAKKTNFLSVNQKQMPPHTTSSHKTKRIMILPTSFLILLMAVGCQFTQAYADDGYRLWMRYDPIPDSARLSQCRNTFAALLIATGSPTEDAIKNELLIGIGGLTKGTIPLVNSVDHDGILVIGTPQNSPLIASLPWVKEIEALGPEGYSIRSIKMNGHAVTVIASTGKLGELYGSFDLLRRIQTGLSVTDLAINEQPKLKLRLLNHWDNLNGKIPNGYSGKSIWTWSPTPLDESRVRDYARANASIGINGTVLNDVNANSLYLDAKKLKRVQEIAKILRPYGIRVYLSAKFSAPVVLGGLNTADPLDSNVIVYWKKKADEIYALIPDFGGFLVKANSEGQPGPLTYHRTHADGANMLGNALAPHGGIVIWRTFVYDKRGGGRDGDRTAQAYDQLHGFDGHFASNVMLQVKNGPIDFQPREPFNPLFGAMPKTPLMAEVQIVQEYTGEGKMLVYLGTMWKEFLQADTFAQGPGSTVTKVLEGQLSPQKLTGMAGVANVSDIRNWCEHPFAQANWYAFGRLAWNPELGAEDIAREWVHMTFKSDTETEQKIVKIMMESHEAFVSYETPIGLTHLMGHPSHYVPKPSSRMLYHCADKIGLGFDRTSTGSTGIDCYQSGARDLFANLKTCPENLLLWFHHIPWDHRMASGKTMWDELCLHYQSGVNWVHQTRKVWDGFSGTIDPEQQRLVAQLLAIQEKDAEHWRNVCLTYFQTFSKRPYPDHVKVIPEEGH